The bacterium region ACAAAAAGTATAAATTTAATTTTTATCAGAATCAAAAGAATTAATTAATATCCCCAAATATCCTGACAAGAGTATTGAAACCGCTCGTCAGGATTATTTAAAGAATGTTTGTTCCGTACAATTCATTGATAACAGGACTTTAACTTATGCTGCGTAACTCCTGTTATTGAATATAAAGACTTTAAGTAACCTGTAAGTTCAATATGGGTTGAGTTTCCCCATTGTTTGTCTGTGATGAAAAAAATCAAAATAGAACCTAATTGTGGAGCTAAACTTTTAACTTTTTTTATATGAGATTCGGTTTTTTCATAAGAAACACAATTTCTTACATAAATAGATTTTTGTACCATAAAATAACCTAAATCAAGAAGATTTTTTCTGAATTTAGAAGCTTCTTTCATTTGCCATTTTTCTATTACAGGTAAATCAAAACATACAAAAAGCCAACCCATACGAAATTTACTCTTCATTTTCTCTGTTACTATTATTATCTAAACACCAATAATGATTTTCTAAAGAAGGAATCCAAAGTTCTTCATTATTCAAATTTATAAAAGCTCTTACTATACTGTTTACATATACATCAATAGCATCCATAAATTTATGTGTTTGTTGTTTATTTTGTAATCGGCAATGCCTTAATGATTCGGCTAAATATTTTATCCAGTTTTTAAAATCTTGTTCCTCATATTCTTCCTGATTCTTTTCAAAAAATTTGTACAAAAATAATTCAACAAAGCCTCTTAAAGGCTCTAAAAGGTCATATACAAGAGGAGTGCTGTTATATCGTGCTTTATGGTGTATTCCAAGATTTGGTAATAAGCCATGTATAAGAATTGACCTATATAATAAACTTTGCACAACTGCATAACCATAATTTAACGCCTTATTTTCAAAGTTTTCAGCATTTTTATGTTCTCTTAAAATTTCTGAGCCTAATCCTTTAAAATATTTATTCCAAAAATGTTTTGCAATGTTTGCTTCACTTGGAAGAGGTCTTTTTGATAATTCGCTTATAGAGTTTTCTATTTCCATATAATTTAAAATATA contains the following coding sequences:
- the cas1 gene encoding type II CRISPR-associated endonuclease Cas1 — translated: MTYHILHITTRGTFLSVDRGHLVCKYPDDTEKRMALSDIRAIIAGIQGISFSNECIARLIENDAIILHCNNQYKPVGWTMPFDRVIRQEAFLNQLKQNKDFNHKLWKNILQYKFENQSYILNYMEIENSISELSKRPLPSEANIAKHFWNKYFKGLGSEILREHKNAENFENKALNYGYAVVQSLLYRSILIHGLLPNLGIHHKARYNSTPLVYDLLEPLRGFVELFLYKFFEKNQEEYEEQDFKNWIKYLAESLRHCRLQNKQQTHKFMDAIDVYVNSIVRAFINLNNEELWIPSLENHYWCLDNNSNRENEE
- the cas2 gene encoding CRISPR-associated endonuclease Cas2 — translated: MGWLFVCFDLPVIEKWQMKEASKFRKNLLDLGYFMVQKSIYVRNCVSYEKTESHIKKVKSLAPQLGSILIFFITDKQWGNSTHIELTGYLKSLYSITGVTQHKLKSCYQ